AGAGCAGAGTCATTAGCAAATGAACCCGATCCAGCAAACCAGAAATGCTTTAAGCGTGATCCTTTAACAGAATCAATAAGTGTCTTAGAAAGTTCATATGGCTCAAGATGTGAAAGTAAGTTCCCACACATCATCACGTCGTTTGTCGCTGCCTCAAGGTGAGCTTTGATATAAAGTGGGTGCGAGTGTCCTAAAAGATTTGGTCCAATCGCTCCAATTAAATCATACTTTACTGAACCATCAATGATTTCAGTAAAAGGTCCGTGTCCTCTTCCTGATGCCATGTAATTGAAAAAGAAACCTCTACCTTTGTAACCTTCATATTCCTTAAGCACTTCTTCAGTAAGATGTTTCTTGTCTTCATCGGCTGGCTTAACGGCCATGACTTTCTGTTGTTCTTTAAGAATTTCAGAAAAAAGCTTATTAGAAAGCTCTTGTATTTCGTTTGAATGAACTCCGTGAATCATATGTCTTTCCCTTTTGTTGTTGCTAGGTCAAATGTTCTTTTTTCGCAAAGCCTTGCTAAAAAGATATCATTAGAGATAATAAAAAACATGGAGAATACTAGCACGACAGAAGTCTTAAAGTCATTAGAATCCCTTTATTTAAAAGGTGAGTTTGGTAAAGCACTTGAACTATTAATAAAGAGCAAGACGCAGTTCCCGACTGCAGAATTTCACTACAATATGGGAACCGTTTTAGCGAAACAAGGCGATTTCGCTGCTGCCCGTTATAATTTCGAATTGGCCATTAAAAATGGCACTTTCTCAAGCGCAATTAAAAATAATTTAGAATTCACTAAAACTCAGCTAGCAATAACTGATATCTCAAATTCGCGTGAATCTTGGGAGCTCTGGTTGGATAGAAGTTTAAGTGTGCCTTACGAGGCGACATTCAGTATTGTATTAGTACTACTGTTGGGACTGACTCTTCTTTTTCGATTCAATAAGATAAAATCTAAAATAGTTTATGGCCTTGTCTCTGCTCTGTTGTTAGCAATACCACTATGTCATATGGGACTACATAAGAAATTTGATATTGCCATCAATTTAAAAGATCAAGAAATCTATGAAGGTCCTTCTTCCGTTTATGATTCAATCGGTAAGTTGGATGCAGGTGCAAAAATAATACTAGGCCAAATTGATAAGGACTGGGTTATGGTTGAGTACCCATTAAAGTATGCAGGATGGGTAAAACGAGAAACCCTAGGGAATTTGTAAGATATGGCCAGTTACGAAAATGAGATCACAAATAAAATTGATAACAAAGAAACTCTACCTGAAAAGTTAGATATTCCGACGCTCAAGTATTTCTGGCAGGCAAATCCTCTTGTTCGTAACAAGCAGACGATTCCTAAGTTTCTAAGAAGAGTGGAAGTTCTTAAGAACTTTTCTGATTACCAATTACTAATTCTATCTCGCTTTCTTCATCACAGAAGTTTTTCTAAAGGTGAAGTCATCTTTAAAGAAGGGGATATAGGCGTAGGTTTTTACTTTTTGCTTGGTGGTTCAGCGGCCCTCTATTCAACTCAAGACGATGGTTCTCAGGCCCTCATCGTAAACCTCGATAGAGGCGAATACTTTGGAGAACTTTCGATTCTTCAAGATAAGGGAACACGTAATGCTTCAGCTCTTGCAGGCGAAGGTTGTGAACTCCTAGGAATTTTTAAACCAGATCTAGAGGCTTTGATTGATCAGCATCCAATTGTGGCGACGAAGTTAATTCACTCTATATCAATCATTATTGCTCATCGCTTTTATAATGTTACAAGTGAGCTGAAGATTTTAAAGCAAAGACTTAAACAACTAGAAGAGACTAATGCAAAGAACAACGAGTAAAATTGAAAGAGTAAGAATTGTCTTCTTTATCCTAGTCTTCCTCATATCGTTTGGAATTCTCTTTCAGTTACCAAGAATTTCAGTTCCTATTGCTATCTCATTTATTTTGAATCTAATTTTTAGTCCATTGATTCCGCGTCTTGTTAAAATGGGGCTTAGTAGAACACTCGCGACTTGGTCTATCTTTATTGGAATTATGTTTTTTAGTGTTTACCCGGTCGTAAAAGTTGCGCCAATGATCACTCAAGAGACGCAAAACTTTCAATACTATATTCCTAAAGTTGAACGCTTTATTGAAAATAAATATCGTGAAGTAAGAGTTAAAATAAAGGAAAAGACCGGTTATACAATTGAAGATAAATACGTTGTTGATGGTTTTAATTACGTTAGAACAACAACGGCTTCTTTTCTTTTAAATTTACCTAAAACTCTAGCTAATTTGATTGAGTGGATATTTGTAGTTCCGCTGTTTGTCTTTTTTATGCTCAAAGATGGTCATAGGATTAAATCTCTTATTCTTAAGATTACGCCCAATAGTATTTTTGAAAGATTCTATTTCTTATCACATCAATTTAATAAGAAGTTAGGGGATTATATCTTTGCCAAGATCGTTGAAGCTACGATTGTAGGTCTTGTTATCACCTTAGGGCTTTTGATGTTAGATGTACGGTTTGCCTTACTCTTCGGTTTAATTGCGGCGATTACAAATGTAATACCTTATCTAGGACCAGTTCTAGGAAGTGTACCGGCCCTCGTTTTTGGAGTCGTTGATTACGGTATGGGAACGACTTTTGGTGCTATGTGTATTCTGTATATCATTGCAAACGCAATCGATATTGCGATTGTGTTTCCAATTCTTGTATCGAAGATTGTTGATCTTCACCCAATAATTGTCGTTCTTAGTGTTATCATTGGATCACAGGCCTTTGGTATTTTGGGGATGGTAATTTCAATTCCATTGGCTGCTGCGTTAAAACTAATCTGTAGTGAGATTTATGCTGAAATTTATCAGAATCGATATCGTTAATTGATTTTGACGATAAAGCTCCTGAAGTGATAAACTGCATTGTGTTAAATAATGCAAATAACTCATGGAGTTTGGGTGAAAATAATTAAATCTCTTGGCCTTACGATATCATTACTTTCTGCTTTGTTATTAGGTTCTTGTGCAGTAACAAGACCAGAGGGAAAAACAGAAGCAGAAGTTCTTTTTAAAGAAGCGCAAGAACTTGTTAATGCCGGAAGGTATTTACTTGCTACTGAAAAGTTAAGAACAATTCGTTCAAAGTATTCATATAGTTTATTCAATGCAAAGGCCGAGTTACTTCAAGCTGATATTCTTTATATGCAAGAAAGTTATGTAGAGGCAGCGGCTGCTTATATTATCTTTAGAGACTTTCACACGAAGTATACTGAGTTAGATTACGTTCTTTTTAGAATTGCTGAATCTTACTACAATCAAATTCCTGAGACGTTTGACAGGGATCTCAGTGCTGCACACATGGCCATTCAGTACTACACTGAACTTCTTAGGAGTTACCGTGCTTCTAAATATCTAGAAGGTGCTAAAACAAAGATTGAAAAAGCAAAGCAAATGATTCGAAATAAAGAAAAGTATATTGCTGATTTCTATTATAAGACTGAAAAGTACAATGCCTCGAAAGTTCGTTATGAGAAGATTTTGAAAGAATTTCCTGACCGTGAAGATCTTAGAAGTTATGCAATTTATAAGCACATGCAAGCATCTTATATGCTAGAAGATAAGCAGGCGTGTCTAACAATGTTTGAAAAGTATCAATCTTTTCTTTCTGATAAAGAAAAAACTAAGGCCGCAAACCTCGTTAAAGAATGTGAAACTTTAAAGGTAGAAAATAAAAATGGAAAAAATTGATATTTCTAGTGAACTAACAAGAGGTATTGAAGCCTTTAAAAAAGGTGAGTATGCCAAGGCCTCTACACTTTTTAATGAAGTCATTGAAGTCGATGGAAAGAATGTCGATGCATTTTTCTATCTCGCTAATATCTTTCATATCAGAGGTGAAATTGGTAAAGCGATTAAGGCCTTTAATAAGGTTTTAGAAATCGATCCTAATCACACTGATGCTTCAATTAGTTTATCAGTTCTTTATAATGATATTGGTCACTATGAGAATGCGAAGAAAGTTTTTGAAAAGGCCAATGAAAGAGTAAAGGCAAAGAAAACTGGTGAAGGAATTGAAGATAAGCATATCAATAAAAAATTTGCTATTAAGCACCTCGAAATAGCAGACCTTTATCTTACTTATAATAGATTTGATGAAGCTTTATTTGAGTATAATAAAGTTGTTGCTCTTGATCCTGAGAACTATGAAGCAAGAATCAAAGTTGCAAAAGTCTATGCGAAGAAAGGATTTAGTTCAAAGGCCTTTGATGAACTTCAAAGATTAAAAAATGAAAATCCATCGTATCAACCCGCAAGAGTTGCTATGGGTGTCCTTTATTATGGAAACGGTAAAATTTTAGAAGCTCAAAGTGAGTGGGAAAGAGTTTTATCAATGGATCCAAAAAACTCTGAAGCAGCAATGTATTTGAATCTCTCAAAGACAGCGACTGAAACAAGTTTATAAAAAATTAGAATTTAGAAATAAAAAAGCCCTCTAAGAAGAGGGCTTTTTTTATGCTTCAAGATTTGGTTGTTTTGGTGAAATTTGGTTTTGAGCATCAGGAGAAACAATAGTTGTTTCTGGCTTGTCTTCAATGTGAACATTTGTTCTTCTAGAATCATCAGAAGAATAATTAACAATGTATCTTTTAAGATCAGTATACATTTCACATTTAACTTCTAACTTGCTGTCTTGGAGAACGATTTGTCTTGCAGCTTTCGACTGATTGTTAATTACAATTGGAGCCTTAAGGTTAGCAGACATTTGTTTAACATCAGTTGGAATTGTTAGAATTGTATAAACACTAGCGTTTGATAAACTTTCTAAGTTGAGGCTATTAAGCTCAGCTGGAAGAAGTTTAACTGCATAGTCTGGTTTAAAAATTTTAGGTTCAATGATTGGGAACGCTGTTGCAGAATCGTCAACAGACTGAAGCCAAAGGATAAGTGTTTGATCACCTGGATCAACAATAAAAAACTTAGTTAGTTTTTCAAAACCTAGAAGACCTTCATTAAAAGTAATGATGTCTTTATTATCTACTTCAAGTTCACCAAATCTAGTTGTGTTGATTTTCACTTCAAGCCTCCAAAAGCTAGCGGCCAATTAGGCCCTGACCTAGTGATTCTAGCAGTCGTAGGACCAGAAGTGCAAGAAGGAATTTATTTCTTATTCAATTCGTCATTGAGTGAGGAAATTGAGCTCAGGTCTGCCGTAGAAGCTTCTATGTTCTGATCCTGGATAGCCTGATAGACTTCCTCTCTGTGAATTTTAGTCTCTTTAGGGGCCTTGATACCAAGACGGACTTGTTTCCCTTTAATTTGGACAACAACGATCTTAATGTGATCGTCAATTGCAATGGATTCACCCAGCTTCCGTGTCAATACCAGCATATTCCAACCTCTTCTACTGAACCGTCCTGATTCGGTCTGCACAGCTTCATATATTACCTTGTCTTATAAAAAGCAAGGAAAAAAGTCTATATTCAATGAAAATATTATATAAATTTTATTAACCTTAAAGTTCTTTTCAAAAATCTCTTAACGCAAAAAGTCGAGCAGAGTTTGATTTAACATGCCTTGCGTCGATTTGTACGTTGTCTTTAAAACTTCTTGTTGTCTAGTGAGATCTGAAAAAATTTCAGCAATATCAGCATCGACTAGGGAACTTTTACGCGCCGCTTGGTCAATATTCTCAGATTCAATATTACTCATAGTAGTTTCTACAGAGTTAGTGATCGAACCAACTTTAGTCCTTAGAGTAATTAATCTAGAAATTGCAGTATCAAATTTTTCAAGAAGTCCTTGAACAACTTTAGGCTCATTATTTTCAAGCCCAGAGACAAGGTTGTCGAGGAGGGCAAAAATATTCTCCCTCTTTTCATAACCTTGATTAGCTGGATTCGCTTCATCTACAGAGGCTAGATCACGGCTAGGTTCAATCTCGGTATCTTCAAATTGCTCTCCATCAGGTCGAGATTTATTCATCTGAGGAAAGTTTTTTAATGGACTAGGCTCATAAGAAGACGATTCAGTCTCGCTAAAGAAGACAGAGTGACCATCGATATTAACGGGAACAAAGAAGTCTTTTGCAACTTCTAAAGTGATATTTCCCTTATCTCCATGATAGTTACCACTGCTATCAAAAGGCTGTTTAAGAGTTTTATATCCCGAGAAGATATATTTTTGTCCAATTCTTTTATTAGCAATAGAGAGAGCTAGGTTTCTTAATTGTGAAACTTCTTTAGAAACGTTTTTACGAACATCTTCATTATAAAAATCTGAAGATTGGGCAATCGCTAATTCTTTTGCTTTGGTAAGGATATTTGTGAGCTCATCAAGTGACTTCTCAGTAACATTGAGGTGCATGAGAGCGAAATTCCCATTTCGAACGTATTGTTTATTGTCGTTCATAGAGCTTGTCAGCTGCATAGATTCGACATTACTTACAGGATTATCTGAAGGCTTAGTCATAGAACGTAGAGTTGCACCCTTCAATTGAAGGTTCTCAAGTCTATTCTTTGCTTTATTTAAAGCAAATTGCATTGAAGCATGTTGACTATTTTCAGATACTCTCGTCATCTATTACCTTTTAATATTAATAACAGTTTTAAACATTTCATCAGCTGTTTGCATGACTTTTGCTGCAGCTTCATAAACGTGTTGAAACTTAACCATATTGGCAGCTTCTTCATCAATAGAAACACCACTAATACGTTCTTTAACATTAGTTACCTGAGCTAAAATTCCTTCAGATTGCTCGGCATCTAATTGAGCCTTACCAGACTCAAGCCCAACTTTACCAACGGTCTTTAAGAAGTTTTCTTCAATCGTAGATTGGCCACCTTCCATAAAACGTTCATGTTGAATTTTTGAAATAGCGAGGGCAACGCGGTTGTCACCGGAACTATTTGGACTAAGGGCCGTCGCGATATTTGATAGGTCTGATTTTACATCGTCACTCATATCAATATTTAAAGCGGCGTTTTTAATTGATGTAGGTATTTTAAAAAAGTTAATTCCAGTTACAGGACCTTGAGCATCAAAACTTGACACAGGATTTCCACTTTCATCTGTCTGGATTTCTCTGTTAACGTAACCACGTTTATGAATAGCATTAACAGAATTAATGAAGTCATAAGCAATTTGGTCGATATTTTCTCTTAAATTTTTAATATCTTTATTTCTTACTTCAGTAGTTGCTGAAAGACTTCCTTTCATGAAACCACTTGTGATAGGAGTTGAAGGGCGACCTTCATAGAAGATCTCTCCAGATCCATCCATACCATTTGAAGATTGATCTATACCTTGTGTTCCAAAGCGCAGGGGAACAACATTAGCAGCAGTAACAAGCGTACCTACACCTTTCGCTGCAACGTTAAAATTTCCTTTTTCATCTTCATATGTATGAATTTTAACAATTTTTGATAAGGCCTTAATCGCAAGATCTCGCTGATCTCGTAGATCTCCCGTTTCTCCATGCATTGCTTCTAGTTCTGCAATTTTACGGTTAAGCGTAGCGATCTCTTTAATTTTTTGATTAATATCCCCAACCGTGCGTTCCATAGAGTTATCGATATTTCTAGAAAGCTGGTCGAGTGTTGTGCGAATTCTATTGAAGTCTTTGATGACAAGTTTAGCATTATCGCGAACAACAGAACGAATTGTTTCATTTTCTGGTTGATTAGCTAGATCGCGAAATGAGTTGAAAAATCTGTTTAAAACCTGGTTTAAACCACCATTGTCAATTTCATTAAAAATTTCTTCTACTTGTCTTAAATTATCTGCACGAGATTGGAAGTATTCATTTTCAGAAGTACTATCTCTTAATCTTTTTTCAACAAATTGATCGTGAACACGATTTACACCAGTTACACGAACACCTGTTCCATGAATAAGACCACTTTTAGTGATAGGAACATTTGTTGTTTGTTGGACTTTTTGTCTGGAATAACCGTCAGTATTAGCATTAGCAATATTGTGCCCTGTTGTTTCAAGGGCCTTCTTAGATGCTGCTAATCCGGTTCTTCCAATATTTAATAAATCAGACAAAAAAGTCTCCTAAATATTTAAGCTCTTGGCCTTCGCTTTTCCAAACGAATTATAAGTTGCGTAACTTTTTTGGCCAATAGCATCCTCACGGATTTCCTTGAGGGAATGGATGGCCTTATTAATAAAAACTTGATTTCTCTTATTTTGATCTTGAATCTTTTGAATAATATCAACGAGAAGTGCATTGAAGCGAAATAAATGCTTTTGCTCTTTCTCAGTTTCAAAATCATGAAAAAACTGAGTTAATTCACTAACAGTATTAACTTGTTTGTTATCTAGAATTTTATTCAAATCTGTGATGAGGTGAAGTCTTTGCTTTTCTAAAAAGCCAATTTTCTCAATCACTTTTTTCTTTTTATTAATTGTTTCCTCTAAATCCTCAAGCTCACTCGCCAAGAGGTGAGAGTATTCATCACATGTATATTCAAAAAGTTGATTGTGAAGTTCACAGAACTCTTTCCATAAATCAGTAATTCTAAAATAGAGTAACTGGAGTTGTGATGTCTTTTCCATATCTACCTACTAAACCTCTTCACTTAAAATCTTATCTGCTAGTGCATCGTAATCGACTTTATAAGTTCCAGCTTGGATTTGGCTTTTAAGGCGTGCAATTTTATCTGAGTTATCAACCTCTGGGGCAGAGTCAGCAACTCTTTTGATTTTAGCGAAATCTTTGATTGCATCAGAGATATCAACTTTAGAATCAGACTTTGCATAAGTATTAAGCTCTTTCACACGATCAGGTGAATTTCTTTTAAGCAATGTTTCAGCTAGAGGATTAGAGCTTGTCTTAGTCTTTGTGTTTGGAAAGAAACTTGAACGTGTATCAATGTTAGTCATTGTTCAACTCCTTGGCAGAATCCTTTCGTGCCATTTGGATATCCTGTTTTGGATAATCGTGCATTTCAACTTTGCTCTTTTGGAACTTATTTGAAGTAGCAGCTAGGTAAGCATCGTGGGCAGCTTTCGATCTTTGTTGTTTGGGATAAATCTGATCTAAGATAGAATCTTGAATCCCCAGTTTGTTTTCGAGTGCCATTGCTTCAGCTCTTTTTGAACGCATGAGGTTCTTGTAATAGTCAGAAGCCGTGCTACCATCTTTAGCGCCAGTCGTTTTTTCCATTTCTTGAAGCATGAAGTTGGCAAATTGTTCCTCCATGCCACGAGCAACTTTTTTGTAAGGTTCTGGGATAAATTGACGATCATCTATATGCTGCCCTTTTTTGGGAGCATCTTTTTTGAGTGTGATGTGAGGTCTGTGAATTTTGACTTCGTTCATTACTCTTCCTGAGTTATAGATGATGCTTCAATCCTAGAAACATCTTACTTTTATTATTCTACCATTAAAAATGGGTTTGATGCCAGTCTTAATGGGGCACATACGTATATTAATTACACTAGATGAATTCAATAAGACCAATAATTGACCCATTTTGTTTGAGGGCCTGGAATATTGAAATCAAATCTTCTGGTGTTGTTCCATAAGCATTTAAGCTTTTTACCAGATCATTTAGTGTAGCTTTTTCATCAACGAAGAGAGTAGAACCTGTTTTGGCATCATCTCCCTGTCCTTCACCAATCTCAATAGACAAAGTTCCATGACTTATGGCCACTGGCTTTAAAGCAATATCTCCACCCGCAACGATCGTTCCAGTGCGCTCATTGATAATGATTTTAGCCATTTGGTCGCTTTCCACCTTGAAATTTTCAATGATCGCCATAAGAGAGACGACCTTTCTTTCATAGTGGGCAGGAACAATTAAATCAATTGTCGTAGCATCTTTAGCGTTGGCATATTTACCGCCAAGTTCTTGATTGATAACTCTCTCAATTCTTGCGGCAGTAGTGAAGTCTGGATTTCTAAGACTTAAGCGTAGAGATTTCTTCTGATCAAAGTCCAGGGAGATTTCTTTTTCAATGGTTGCTCCATTAGGGATTCTCGCAGTAGTGGCAAATTTTGCCCCCTTCTCAAGGCCTCCAATTGAAAGTTGGCCATTGGCAACACCGTATACATTACCATCACCACCTTTAAGCGGAGTCACAAGTA
This region of Halobacteriovorax sp. GB3 genomic DNA includes:
- a CDS encoding tetratricopeptide repeat protein; the encoded protein is MENTSTTEVLKSLESLYLKGEFGKALELLIKSKTQFPTAEFHYNMGTVLAKQGDFAAARYNFELAIKNGTFSSAIKNNLEFTKTQLAITDISNSRESWELWLDRSLSVPYEATFSIVLVLLLGLTLLFRFNKIKSKIVYGLVSALLLAIPLCHMGLHKKFDIAINLKDQEIYEGPSSVYDSIGKLDAGAKIILGQIDKDWVMVEYPLKYAGWVKRETLGNL
- a CDS encoding cyclic nucleotide-binding domain-containing protein, with protein sequence MASYENEITNKIDNKETLPEKLDIPTLKYFWQANPLVRNKQTIPKFLRRVEVLKNFSDYQLLILSRFLHHRSFSKGEVIFKEGDIGVGFYFLLGGSAALYSTQDDGSQALIVNLDRGEYFGELSILQDKGTRNASALAGEGCELLGIFKPDLEALIDQHPIVATKLIHSISIIIAHRFYNVTSELKILKQRLKQLEETNAKNNE
- a CDS encoding AI-2E family transporter translates to MQRTTSKIERVRIVFFILVFLISFGILFQLPRISVPIAISFILNLIFSPLIPRLVKMGLSRTLATWSIFIGIMFFSVYPVVKVAPMITQETQNFQYYIPKVERFIENKYREVRVKIKEKTGYTIEDKYVVDGFNYVRTTTASFLLNLPKTLANLIEWIFVVPLFVFFMLKDGHRIKSLILKITPNSIFERFYFLSHQFNKKLGDYIFAKIVEATIVGLVITLGLLMLDVRFALLFGLIAAITNVIPYLGPVLGSVPALVFGVVDYGMGTTFGAMCILYIIANAIDIAIVFPILVSKIVDLHPIIVVLSVIIGSQAFGILGMVISIPLAAALKLICSEIYAEIYQNRYR
- the bamD gene encoding outer membrane protein assembly factor BamD — protein: MKIIKSLGLTISLLSALLLGSCAVTRPEGKTEAEVLFKEAQELVNAGRYLLATEKLRTIRSKYSYSLFNAKAELLQADILYMQESYVEAAAAYIIFRDFHTKYTELDYVLFRIAESYYNQIPETFDRDLSAAHMAIQYYTELLRSYRASKYLEGAKTKIEKAKQMIRNKEKYIADFYYKTEKYNASKVRYEKILKEFPDREDLRSYAIYKHMQASYMLEDKQACLTMFEKYQSFLSDKEKTKAANLVKECETLKVENKNGKN
- a CDS encoding tetratricopeptide repeat protein, with protein sequence MEKIDISSELTRGIEAFKKGEYAKASTLFNEVIEVDGKNVDAFFYLANIFHIRGEIGKAIKAFNKVLEIDPNHTDASISLSVLYNDIGHYENAKKVFEKANERVKAKKTGEGIEDKHINKKFAIKHLEIADLYLTYNRFDEALFEYNKVVALDPENYEARIKVAKVYAKKGFSSKAFDELQRLKNENPSYQPARVAMGVLYYGNGKILEAQSEWERVLSMDPKNSEAAMYLNLSKTATETSL
- the fliW gene encoding flagellar assembly protein FliW; translation: MKINTTRFGELEVDNKDIITFNEGLLGFEKLTKFFIVDPGDQTLILWLQSVDDSATAFPIIEPKIFKPDYAVKLLPAELNSLNLESLSNASVYTILTIPTDVKQMSANLKAPIVINNQSKAARQIVLQDSKLEVKCEMYTDLKRYIVNYSSDDSRRTNVHIEDKPETTIVSPDAQNQISPKQPNLEA
- the csrA gene encoding carbon storage regulator CsrA is translated as MLVLTRKLGESIAIDDHIKIVVVQIKGKQVRLGIKAPKETKIHREEVYQAIQDQNIEASTADLSSISSLNDELNKK
- the flgL gene encoding flagellar hook-associated protein FlgL; translated protein: MTRVSENSQHASMQFALNKAKNRLENLQLKGATLRSMTKPSDNPVSNVESMQLTSSMNDNKQYVRNGNFALMHLNVTEKSLDELTNILTKAKELAIAQSSDFYNEDVRKNVSKEVSQLRNLALSIANKRIGQKYIFSGYKTLKQPFDSSGNYHGDKGNITLEVAKDFFVPVNIDGHSVFFSETESSSYEPSPLKNFPQMNKSRPDGEQFEDTEIEPSRDLASVDEANPANQGYEKRENIFALLDNLVSGLENNEPKVVQGLLEKFDTAISRLITLRTKVGSITNSVETTMSNIESENIDQAARKSSLVDADIAEIFSDLTRQQEVLKTTYKSTQGMLNQTLLDFLR
- the flgK gene encoding flagellar hook-associated protein FlgK, translated to MSDLLNIGRTGLAASKKALETTGHNIANANTDGYSRQKVQQTTNVPITKSGLIHGTGVRVTGVNRVHDQFVEKRLRDSTSENEYFQSRADNLRQVEEIFNEIDNGGLNQVLNRFFNSFRDLANQPENETIRSVVRDNAKLVIKDFNRIRTTLDQLSRNIDNSMERTVGDINQKIKEIATLNRKIAELEAMHGETGDLRDQRDLAIKALSKIVKIHTYEDEKGNFNVAAKGVGTLVTAANVVPLRFGTQGIDQSSNGMDGSGEIFYEGRPSTPITSGFMKGSLSATTEVRNKDIKNLRENIDQIAYDFINSVNAIHKRGYVNREIQTDESGNPVSSFDAQGPVTGINFFKIPTSIKNAALNIDMSDDVKSDLSNIATALSPNSSGDNRVALAISKIQHERFMEGGQSTIEENFLKTVGKVGLESGKAQLDAEQSEGILAQVTNVKERISGVSIDEEAANMVKFQHVYEAAAKVMQTADEMFKTVINIKR
- a CDS encoding flagellar protein FlgN — its product is MEKTSQLQLLYFRITDLWKEFCELHNQLFEYTCDEYSHLLASELEDLEETINKKKKVIEKIGFLEKQRLHLITDLNKILDNKQVNTVSELTQFFHDFETEKEQKHLFRFNALLVDIIQKIQDQNKRNQVFINKAIHSLKEIREDAIGQKSYATYNSFGKAKAKSLNI
- the flgM gene encoding flagellar biosynthesis anti-sigma factor FlgM: MTNIDTRSSFFPNTKTKTSSNPLAETLLKRNSPDRVKELNTYAKSDSKVDISDAIKDFAKIKRVADSAPEVDNSDKIARLKSQIQAGTYKVDYDALADKILSEEV
- a CDS encoding flagellar basal body P-ring protein FlgI; the protein is MKKIAISFSLLAFIFSGVSTALAKTNRLKDLVSVKGVRENPIIGYGLVIGLNGTGDGGGEITNTSLKRMFQKLGLNPQNEITSKNVAAVIVTAKLPPFGRLGQKVDVTVSSIGDASSLAGGTLLVTPLKGGDGNVYGVANGQLSIGGLEKGAKFATTARIPNGATIEKEISLDFDQKKSLRLSLRNPDFTTAARIERVINQELGGKYANAKDATTIDLIVPAHYERKVVSLMAIIENFKVESDQMAKIIINERTGTIVAGGDIALKPVAISHGTLSIEIGEGQGDDAKTGSTLFVDEKATLNDLVKSLNAYGTTPEDLISIFQALKQNGSIIGLIEFI